TTGCGCAAGAATAAACGCGAAAGATCAACAGGCCCTAGTTATATAATTTAACGCTTAATACTGTTTTAACGCCTGCGTTGTTTCGACAATATATTGTTCGAAATGCTGCTCTGATATCTCTTGCTGTATTACAGGTAAGTAATAATTCCCGATAAATCTCATGTCAAAGTAATCTGCTGTTAGTGCAAATGGTTCCACAAAGCAAGATGGTGCTACTTTTTCCGCCCCTGTTGAAATGAGGGCGTTTCGTTTATTTTTTAACGCTCTACCCAGCAGTTTTTCAATGGTGACCAAGTCAGTTAATCGATCAAAAAATACTTTCATTTGCGCTGACATCGCATACCAGTAGATAGGACTCGCATAAATAATGAGATCATACTGACATATTTGTTCAGCTAATTTGAGAAAGTCATCATCTTTATTTTTGTTTTGATAGTCATAATACGAAAATTGATAGTGAGACAAATTAATAATATCAGCAGGGAATGATAATGCTAACGCATTAGCACACTTAACGGTATTGCCATTATCTCGCGACGTTGCCACAATAATAACCGCTTTCATATTGTAACCCCCTGACTGCAATGCGTTGATTCTTGGTATGTATTTCTTTCTTGAGGAATATCGCTCAGGTATTCAACAAATTCAACTTCAAAACCATTAGGATCAACAAAATACGTATTTTTTCGCTGCGGTAATACTTCACCACTTTTTGTTCGTTCAAACCCAGCGGCTTTAAGACGATCAATTAATGCTTCCAGGTTTTGAGTAACAAAAGCAAAATGAGCTAAACCCACGCTATTCCCCTGTAAATCCCGATTGGCCCCTGTACCGCCGTCATTAAACGTTAAATATTGGTAGTCATCGCCAAAATGCAACCATTGCCTCGCGTTGCCATACCAAATTTGCGTATCACGCCCACGTATGCGCCAGTGTGGAAACGCAGCTTGGTAAAATTTCAGCGTTTCAGGAATACTTTTTACTACTAAATTAATATGTTCTAAATGTAGCATTACGCCTCCTTATTGGTTTATTTGATCGCCATCGTGTTATTAATCAAAGCTAAATAGTATGTCAAAAAGGCCGACAAGGGCTTAGTGTCATTGTGATCTGTAAATAGTTGATTTGGCATAGACATTATGCTTACTCCTGTTCTTGTGAATAACAACGCAAGCTTAAAACCTCAAGTTACATTGAGGTAAAGTGTTTTTTTGCTTATAGTGAAATAAAAGAAGGAGCTATTAATGCAAGAAGCAAATTTATCGGTAGGGCGTGTAGCCAAACGAGCGGGTGTTAAGGTATCCACCTTACATTTTTACGAAGCTAAAGGGTTGATAAAAAGTTGGCGAAACAATGGTAACCAACGACGTTATAAACCTGACGTATTAAGACGAATTTCAGTGATCAAAGCGGCACAAAAAATGGGAATTAGTTTAGAGGAAATAAAGCAAGCCTTTGCTGCGTTGCCAAAAAACCGTACGCCTAACACTCAAGATTGGCAACAATTAGCTAGCCAATGGCAGCAAACCTTAAATGAGAGAATTACTTACATGGAAAGGTTGCGAGATTATTTGAGCGGCTGTATTGGTTGTGGGTGTTTATCAATGAACAGCTGCCCGCTTTATAACCCCGAAGACACCTTAGGCGACGCAGGCTCTGGCCCGGTTATTTTAGATAAAAAATAACAAAAATAGAGCCAAAAAGCAGCACAATCATACTTACCGCATAGCACGAAATGCTACTTTACTTTGTGCATATAGCACTATTAACGATTATTTTTAATCAACGCTTCTAACAGTGTTTTGGCTTCAGGTTTTTGCAAAAAGGTTTGTTGGCCATTCACCACTTCAGCTAATATGTTCATAGCTTCTCTATTCCTCTCTAATGAAACTAAGGCTTGCGCTAAATGAAATTTAATATCTGGCCTGTTTTTATCGATCACTAACGCTTTTCGATAATACGGGAGCGCTGCTTGATATTCAGACATAGCATGCAGAACAAGTCCTAAGGTATCTAATGTGTCTGTTTGCTTTGGATTTAACGCTAAAGATTGCTCAGCATACCGTTTCGCTTTTACGTAATCACCAAGTTGGTATGCTGAATATGCCGCATTATTATAAACCGTATGGTCAGGATAATTTGGCATAATCGTTTCGTATGTTATTAAAGCTTGCGTCCAATTAAGCTCTTTAATAAATAGCTCTGCTTGGGTCATCATTAATAATGGATGTTCAGAATGCAGCGCTAAACGACTCTTTAAATAGGTTTGTGCTTGCTCCTTTTTTCCTTGAGCCAGCAATACATGTATTTTGCCTACTTGAGCTTCTGGGTATAGCGCTTCAACTTGGTTAAATTGCGCCATTGCTAAAGATAACTTTTGTTGACTTAATAAGTTTTGACCATAAAGCAACGTAATTTCGTTATGTTCAATTGTTTCTTGGTACCTTTTGATCACCTTAATTGAATCATCAATCCTACCCAGTGTGCGAAAATATCGTGCTAACGCTAGCACCGTTGACTTATCAGAATGCCATGCTATTGCTTTTTGATATTCATTAATGGCGTCTTTCACATTAAAAGATAACGCGTAAATTGTCGCAATTTTAAGATGTAGTGTTGCTTTATCAGCAGAGCTTATCGGTAGTCTTATACCAGTCTTTATTACCTGTAATGCCTCTACTTTTTGCTCTAACCCTAAGTAAAGATCAGCCAATAATAAATACATTGCTATTTCTTTTTGCTGAACTTTCAAAAACGCTTTTGCCACATCTACTGCTTTATCAAGTTGTTTTTGTTCAACTAAAAGAGAAATATAATGTTTTGTGATCTGATAGTTCTCTGGTGCTAGTTGGTACGCCTGTAGTAGTTTCTCTCTGCTTTGTTGCAAGTCATTAAGTTGTCGGTAGAACTTAGCAAGTACAAAAGCGAGTTCTGCATTCGTATTTTTTTGTAATTGCTGCGTTGTAAAGCTAATTGCTTTATCAGTCGCACCACTATGAAATAAGATTTCAGCTTTAGTGGTTATAGCAGGAATGAGCGTTGGTTCTTTAGCAAGCGACTGTTCAACAAATCTTAACGCTTCATCTCTATGATTTAATGCAAGATGAATTAACCCGTGTTGATATAAAGCTTCTGCTGTAGGTTTTTTCTCCACTATTTTATTGGAAATAATTAATGCTTGTTCAAACTTATGTTGAGCTACTAACGATTCAAACAAAACAGGTTCAAGAATCGCGATACTTTCCGCATCTTTATATTGTTCATTTATCGCAATATTAAGTAATTCTTCAGCTTGTTGAGGTTGCTCATTTACAATTAAAGCCTTTGCGATTTGCACATCAAAAAGCGGGGTATTGCTGGCTAATGATTTTGCTTGCTTAAAATAAAAAAGTGCTTTTTCTTTGTTTTCTAAAATAAGGTATGTTGTACCTAATAAAGAATGAATAGCGGCGTCTTCAGGGTATTCAAGATTTGCTTTTTTTAGTGTACTAAGCGCTGTCATGTAATTACCAAGACCAAAATCTATCGAAGCACTTAGCCTTAAAGCACGGTAACTCATTTCATCCACCATCAAAAACTGTTGTAGATAACCTTTAGCTACCGCTAAATTGCCTTGTAAAAATGCTGTATAACCCGCTAAATAATAGTAACTAGGAAACTGTTCTAAGGCTTTATCGTCTAAATTCTCCAGAATTTGTGAAATATTATTTAAAACATTATTAGCAGTACTGGTCTTCTGCTGCTGAGCAACAACAATCGCCTTTAGAAATAATGCTCTAGGTTCATTAGCAACTTGATTAAGGATCTGTTCTAAATCTTCATCAGCAGCCACAAAATTGTGCAGTTCTACAAAAATACTTGCACGCAAAAATAAACTAGACAAATCCTGAGAATATTCAGCTAATGCTTTATTAACAAACGACAATGCCTGATCCAATTTACCTTGTTGATAAAGTATATTCGCCTTCATTACATAAGCCTTTAACGGCGGAAAATAACTTGATAACACATCGTCAAGCAAGCTAACCGCTCTAGCAGCATTATGCTCAATCAAGTTGACCTGCGCTAAACCAAGCTTAGCGTACAAATTACCTGGGTTTTTAGAAAGTGCTTGTTTGAAGGTTTTTCTAGCGATTTTATGATGTCCTAAGCCAATTTGAGCGAGACCTTGCTCAACATAAAATTTCTCAGAAACATCAACACTATTTTCAAGAGTTTCCAACACTTGTAAGCTCTTATTATATTGGCCTTGAAGAGTATATGCCTTGGCATACATCAATGTTAGTTCAGCGTTATTTAGACCCATACGTTGAGCATCTTTTAATTCAGTCTCGGCTAAATGACCTTTACCTTGCGCTAAATACACTTTTATCAATAAAAGCTTAGCCGCCATATGTTCTTTGTTTTCGAGCAGCAAGTTTTTAAGGTAAATTTCAGCATTGTTGTATTGATGTGTTTGATAAGACTTTTCAGCCGCTTCATAGTTTGAGTCAGAACCTTGAGCTTTATCTGTACCCAAAAAAAGCCACAAAAATAAAGCTGACAAAAGAATATAAGGAGAGCGCATATCATCCTTGTTGTATAGGATTAAACTTACTATTTAGCATATATTAATTTAGCTATCGATTGTCAGCATTTTTTACGTTTTTATACTGTTCATTTTCAACGAACTCACCAAGGGACTGTTTTTGTTAACAAAAAATAACAAGGCACTTTTCTTGCATTTATGTACAATATAATGATGACGTTGTTGTCATACCTATATTTGGAACTAATTATGAATGTTTTAAAAATTGTCGGCGCCTCCTTATTGATCGCATTATTCTCTTCTTCTAGTGCAGTAGCAGGATTAACCACGGTTGCCACCTTTATTGATGCAAAAAATGACTGTAAAGGTTTTTTTGATAACACTTCAAGTATTGGCATTAGTAATACAAGCGGCAATGGCTTTGGTAATTGCCAAATTTATTCGCAAGACGAAAATGGTGTAAAGCACAACATGGCTTGGGTTTTAGCCAAATTCGATGGTGAAAGTCGAGATTTTGAGGAAGGAAATAAATTTAAATCTGATACTCGAAGAGCGAACTGGAACTTCCAAAACAGGCCTCGCAAACGTAAACCTGGAAATGGCTCAAGCGGTACTTGGAATTTTGATAACGATAAAGTCGATATATTTTATTGGCTAGCAAAAGCAGGTACAGGTTTTAACCTTTTTTGGACTGTTGACGACAGCACTATTAATTCTGGAATATGTACCCCTTTTAATGGCACAAATGCTTCGGTATTTTCAACAAATCTCAATTTAGATTGTATGAGTGCTGCTGTAGCTGTTAACGAAGGTGTTTATTTAACGCCAAGTGAAAAAGGGTTATCACACCTCACTTTCTTTGGAAACACTTCCACGGTACCTGTGGTAGTACAAGTTTCAGAGCCCGGTATACTGCTAATATTTAGTTTAGGAATTACAGGGTTATTTTTTGCTCGAAGACAGCGAAAATAATTCTAATATCGCTTAATATCCCTTTATATTCTCGTTTAAAAAATGCTCAACAACCTGTTGGGCATTTTATTTGGCCGTTTGTGTATAAAATTCAGCGATGTATTTACCGCCTTTTATTTCGCCAATAAACCGTAATTTTAGTTTGTCACCTTTGTTAGGTATCAACGCACCTATATCCGTTTCGCGTTTCCAATAATAAGGCGTTTCTTTCATGCCTAATTGGTAGCCTGTGGGGTTATTCGCTTTATCCACCGTAAAGAGTGTTGCGGTATCAAGTGGAAACGTAGAATTTACCGTGGTAGTACCGTTATCATGCATAACGTTGATTTCAAACTCGCCTGATTGCAACACACACTTTTGATTTATCACATCACAATGGCCAAAAGGCTGCATTTGGTACAAGCGTAGATCACTCGCTTGATCTTCTAAATACAAATCTGATAACACATAACCACCTAATATAAGAAAGGGAGCCAGTAAAATGGCAAGTTTGGTGTGACGGTTCATCCATTCATCCTATTTTTATATATAAAATTTGTGTTAATACAACCTAATAATGTCCCTAGTATTAGCACAAATATTCTAACAATTTAACGAAATAGAAAAGCTTCTACCCATACAAGTAGAAGCTTTTGATTAATGCGCGAGCATTTAATTAATGGTCATGAGCTGCCGAAATACCACCATGCGGCGTACGGAAGTTGGTAACCAAGTCTTGAATTTCTTGTGGTGCTGGACCTGTCGCTTTAAGCACGATAAACGCCACGGTAAAGTTAACTAATGCACCTACAGAACCAAAAGCATTAGGTGAAATACCGAAGAACCAGTTTGGTTCCATGTCTCCTAAGAAAGCACTTGGAGCATAAAACATAATACCTTTGTGCTGGAATACATAAAGCATAGTGACACCGATACCCGCACACATGCCAGCTATCGCTGCTTTACTGTTCATTTTCTTAGAGAAAATACCCATCATTAGCGCTGGGAAAATACTTGATGCCGCCAAACCAAAGGCTAACGCCACCGTTCCCGCGGCAAATCCAGGTGGATTCAACCCGAGATAACCGGCCACTATTATGGACAAGGTCATCACTATTCGGCTTGCTAACAGCTCATTTTTCTCTGACATGTCAGGCACGAGCACCCCTTTCATCAAGTCATGAGATATCGCCGACGATATTGCCAATAACAAACCAGCGGCGGTAGACAGTGCCGCCGCTAAACCACCGGCAGCAACAAGTGCAATCACCCAATTAGGTAAGTTTGCAATAGCAGGGTTAGCCAAAACCATAATGTCTTGGTCAACTTTTACCATTTCATTGGTTGTTTTGTCTGCCGTATATTGCACTTTACCGTCGCCATTCTTATCTTCAAACTTCAATAGACCGGTTTTTTCCCAATCTTTAAACCATTGAGGGCGCTCAGCATATTCAAGATTTTGTCCTGCTGCGGGCTCAATAGTATTCATTAAGTTAAAACGTGCCATTGCGCCAACTGCCGGCGCAACTGTGTAAAGTAACGCGATAAATACAAGTGCATAACCTGCTGACTGACGTGCCGCTTTTACTGAAGGTACCGTAAAGAAACGCATAATTACGTGTGGTAAGCCTGCCGTGCCAATCATTAACGACAAGGTATAAGCAATCATTTCTGTGTAACCGCTCATATTGGCCGTTGTATACTCTTTAAATCCTAGGTCAGTGACCACCATATCCAACTTATCGAGCAAGTAAACGCCACTGCCATCTGATAAGGTTGAGCCTAAGCCGAGTTGTGGAATTGGATTACCCGTTAATTGTAATGAGATGAAGATTGCTGGAATGGTATATGCGGTGATCAACACCACGTATTGGGCGATCTGCGTATAAGTAATGCCTTTCATACCACCTAAAGTGGTGTAAACAAATACCACAAACATACCAATGTATAGGCCAGTGTCATATTCTACTTCTAAAAAGCGAGAGAACGCTACACCAACACCTTTCATTTGGCCGATTATGTAAGTTAAAGAAGCTATGATCAAACAAACTACCGCTACAATACGCGCTGTACGTGAATAAAACCTATCACCAATAAACTCTGGTACGGTAAATTTACCATGTTTACGCATATACGGCGCTAAACACAGCGCTAGTAATACGTAACCACCCGTCCAGCCCATAAGAAATACCGAACCACCGTAACCTAAAAAGGCAATTAAGCCAGCCATAGAGATGAACGATGCAGCACTCATCCAGTCAGCACCAATTGCCATACCGTTTTGTAGTGGCGTAATACCGCCGCCTGCTGCGTAAAATTCACTCGTAGAACCTGCTCGAGCCCACCAAGCAATTAAAAAATATAAACCGAAGGTGCCACCTACTGCGATCCATGTATAGAGTTTTAACTCATCCATTACGCGTCCTCCACATTATATTTTTTATCAAGGTCGTTCATTTTCTTACCGTACCAGAAAATGAGACCAACGAAGGTATAGATAGAGCCTTGTTGTGCAAACCAGAAACCCAGTTTGTAACCACCTAGACGAATGGTATTCAATGGCTCAACCAATATTAAGCCGAATCCGAATGACACCACGAACCAGATAGCAAGACAGATAAAAATCAGGCGCAGATTTTCTGCCCAATATGAATTTTTGTCTTCCATTGTTTTCTCCTAGCATTGAGCTTTAGAGCCCATTATTAATGCGCATTTTTTAATTTTTTTGCGCTTTTAATACCTGTTGTTTTTATCGTTAGTTTTATAATGCTTCTTACTTTATAAATAGAAATGACACAATAAAACTAAACTAAGATACACACTAACAAGGTTTTTTTTGCCGAGGTATTACACTTTAGTCTAGGGGGTGACGATCTTAGTTGACCAAACACCTAAAAATGCACTACAACAGACTAAGATTTCACATGATGATTTTATATAGGGAACAATCATGGATAATGAAATAGCCGAAGTTCGTGACTTTATTCAAGCCATTCCTCCTTTTGATCAACTACCATTAAACAAAATTCAATCATTAATAAGCGCTATTCGAATTTGTTACATCAAACAGAAGCAAACACTTCCACCAAGCCAGTGTGAGCAAAATTCACTGTTCATTATTCGCAAAGGTGCTCTTGCATATTTCGATAAAAATAATGAATTAACTGGAAAATATTGTGAAGGCGATATATGCACTGCTTTTTGCCAAACAAAAAATAGCAAAGACATAACAGTAAAAACCGAAGAAGATACGCTTGCGTACTGTATTCAATATCAAACATTGCAAGAAATTATTCGCCAATACCCTGCGGTGATTAATTTTTTTCAAGATAGCTCGGCACAAAGATTAAAGAGTAAGATGTCACAACTCAATGAGGATGCTATTTTAACATCATCGTTAATGAACACTGATATCAGCCAGTTTTACCACAGCCCGGTAGCCACTATTACGGAAAACACATCAATTCAACAAGCGGCAATTGAAATGACTACGTTAGGTTTTTCATGTTTGGTTGTTACTTCCAACGATACTGATCGCGTGCCAGTTGGTATAGTGACCGATAAAGATTTACGACAACGATGTATTGCTAAAGGGTTAAATTTTTCATTGCCTGTTAGTGAAGTAATGACCAAAAACATGTTGACGATTAATGAAGGAAGTCGCGCTTATGATGCGCTTATGTTGATGACGGCTAAACGCATTCATCATTTACCCGTTTTACAACATCATAAACTCGTAGCCATGGTGACTATTACAGACTTAATGAACCATGAAAGTCAAAATGCCGTTAACTTAACTCACCTTATTCGTAAAGCAAGTTCATTAGAAGAATTAACACAAATTAGTAAATTGTTACCTAAGCTACAAATTAAAATGGCCAAGCTAGGCACCACAGCAGATCATGTAGGAAAAAGCATCAGCGCGATCACATCAGCTTTTACCATAAGGTTAATAGAGCTGGCTGAGCAGCAACTAGGTAAAGCTCCTGTCAGCTTTGCTTGGTTAGCAGCAGGTTCACAAGCTCGAGAAGAGCAATTTGCCCATTCCGATCAAGACAATGCATTAATTATCAGTAATGACATGAAACCAGAACACGACCAGTGGTTTTTAGCTTTAGCCACGTTTGTTTCTGATGGACTAGCTACTTGTGGCTTTATTTATTGCCCAGGCGACATTATGGCGACCAATCAGCAATGGCGTCAAACTCAAAAAGTTTGGCATGAATATTTCAATAATTGGGTGAATACTCCTAGCCCTCAAGCGCTACTAAATAGTAGTGTTTTTTTCGATTTAACCACGGTTCACGGCAATGAAGAATTATTAAACGAGGTAAGAACACAGCTGTTAACTAAAACGAAAAAAAGCACACTTTTTCTCGCGCATTTATCAAAAAATGCACTGTTAAATAGACCACCATTAGGATTTTTTAGGGACTTTGTATTAATAAAAGACGGAGAAAACAAACGCGTACTAGATTTAAAACACAATGGTATCGCTCCAATTGTTGATTTGGCGCGAATTTACGCATTAAGCCAAGGTATTACGGCAACCAATACCATTGAACGCCTTAAACAAACGGCTGGCACACCTGCCTTAACGAAATCTTCTGCAGCGAATTTAATCGACGCTTTTGAGTTTTTGTCATTATTACGAATGGAGCATCAAGCTAAAAAGCTGGCAGCTAACTGTCAAGCTGACAATTTTTTAGCGCCAAAAGATATCTCAAAATTAGAGCGAGAGCATTTAAAAGACGCTTTTAAAGTGATTAAAACATTGCAAGACGCTAGACAGTCGAGTTATTAATCTCATGTGGCGTCATCAGTTTTTATTCAATTGGTATTTTGGTTTAGAGATAGCACGGAAAAAAGCCTTTTTATCGGCACCCGCTGGCCCATTAAAAGACTACCTTTCAGTTCCATTTCCTGCACTAGATACACCTGTAAATGCGCTCAACGTAATTGCGCTTGATTTTGAAACCACAGGCCTTAATGCAGTAAAAGACAAACTATTAAGTGTTGGACATGTAGAAATCAATCAACAACAAATTTTGCTCGGTAGCAGTTACCACCAAATTATCAACACGCAGCGTGAATTAGTCGCTGACAATGTAGTGATCCATCAAATAACCGATCAACAACAACAACAGGGGAAGCCTTTAGCACAGGTCATTGAGCAACTGTTAAGTACCATTGCTGGCAAACCACTGTTAGTACACTATGCTCGCATCGAAAAACAATTTTTACAACAAGCCTGCCTGGCGCTTTATGGTATGGCTCCTCCTTTGCCAATTATAGATACATTATTATTAGCCAAAAGGCGCTTAGATAAACGCGATGTAGCATACGACCCATCAGAACTCAGATTAAGTGCGCTACGAAAACACTACCATTTACCTCACTATCAAGCACACAATGCTCTAAGTGATGCCATAGCCACAGCAGAACTATTTTTAGCTGAAAGCCAACATCATTATGCTCACGCTACACTTAAAGATGTATTGAGCTAGCTTATACATATTTTAAAATATTTGTAATAACGCTGTTTAACAAAATAGATCAGCTATACTTACGTGAAAACACCAATATGAGACAAGGATTTGAAGCATCGTTGGCGTACAGCCGTTATGGTAATTGCAGCACTAGGATGTGTATTTATACTGCTATTGAAGTACATAGATAATAACAATGTCACTCAACAACACTCCGTAAACGTCGCTGTTTCCCTAACACCACTATCAGCACCATTTTATGTTGCTAAGGCTATCGACGCCTTTGATAAACAGTGTAATTCCGTTAACTTTGTAGATGTTGTGGGTGGGAAGCGTGCTTTTGATCTAGTATCATCAGGGCACGTTGAGTATGCCACCTCATCCGATTCTGTTATTGCCTATCAAAGTTTACACCACACACCATTAGTTACTCATGCTATGTTTGTACAATCAGATAACGACATTAAGCTACTCAGTAATAAAGCGGCATATATCCGAGATATTAAACACTTAGCAGGTAAAAAAGTCGGTGTTACGTTAGGAACGGCAGGCGAATACTTTCTCACGGCTTTGCTCGCACTAGAAGGGTTAACACTTGAAGATATCATGGTAAAGAATTATTTACCTGACGACCTGCACAGCGCAATATTAGCCGAACAAGTTGATGCTATTGTTTCTTGGGAGCCCTATGCCTTTCAAACAATCCAAATCATGGGCGAAGATATTAAATTACATCAAACAAAAAACTTAAATTCGTTAAGCTTTAATCTTATTTCTACTAATAGGCAAGCAGAAGATATTACAACTACACGCTGTTTATTAGCCGGGTTAATTAAAGCTACAGAGTTTATCGCCATTCAACCTAAAAAAGCCAAAGCAATTGTTAAAAATAAACTAAACGTTGAACAAGCTTTTATCGATTGGGTATGGCGCGATTATATTTTCAAAGTTGGCTTAGACAATTCGTTATTATTAAGTATTGAGGCGCAAGCAATGTGGGCATTTGAGCAACACTTATTATCATCCAAAGACACGGAACCTTTGACCGCTCATAACCAGTATAAAAGTTATATTGATGTAAGAGCGTTGTCACAAATAAACCCTCAGTTAGTTAACATTTATTTTTAACAGGTAACACATGACAACAGCATTAATACAACGTGTTTCATATTTCGCCATAGGGTGTTGTTTTGTCTTTTTTCTTATTATCTTTAGCGTACTTTTTGCTTATCAAAGCATTACTTTAGCAGCCCAAAGAGAAGCCTTTGCTCAACGTATTGAAAGTCATACAGATATCCTTAAGCAAGTCATTTTAAGTAAACAATTATTTGTTAAAAATAACGATATTGACGAGTGGCTAAATTACCATAATCAATTAGAAGAAATACTCAGTACAGCGCCAGAAATGACCGCGAAACAACAAGTTATATTGAACAGCATTCAAAGCCGGAACCTAAACCTCAAAGCATTATTCGAAAAACAAACACAAGAGCAGTTTAATAATGCTAACAAAATTCTACAGAACCATTTTAACGCAAGATTATTAACCCAGCTTGAATCTATTCGAGCAGATGCCGTTAATTTGTCAGTAGATGTTCAAGAAAATATCCGCGACACCGTTGAACATAAGTTCATGCTCATAGCAATTGTACTGTTATTATCATTAAGTACATTAACATTTACCGCGATAAAACTTCGGCGCATTCTAAAAACATCCCTTACGGAAGTAGACAGCGCCATAACACATAATGCTACCGATGACTTTCAAAAAATTGAGTTAACTTACCCTTCTGAAGAATTTGAGAGTATCGTACAGCACTTTCAAGAAATGAATAAAAAACTGCAAGAAAACAGTATTTCCATTGATGCCATGCAACAAATTATTGCAAAAAGAACCGAAGTATTGGAAGAGATGACCCGAACCGATCCGCTCACAAAAGTGGCAAATCGGCGTGCTATTTATGAGCGCGGGGCATTAGAATATTCTCGCAGTAAGCGCGCTTCTTTAGCACTAACCGTTATGCTTTTTGATTGTGATTTCTTTAAAAAAGTCAATGATGAATACGGTCACTTTTGCGGTGATGAATTACTTAAACATCTATGCCATGTTTGCCAATCAGAAATTCGAGTCGTGGATTTTCTAGGGCGATATGGCGGAGAAGAATTTATTGTTATCCTGCCAAATTGCGATAACAGCGGGGGTATTGAAACGGCAAAGCGAATTCAACAACAGCTTGCTATTCAACCATTAGTGTTTAAAGGGCAAGAAGTTTTTGTCACACTGAGTATTGGTATCTGTTCGTTAACTTCAAACCATAAAGACTTCGAACAACTGGTCAATGATGCAGATCAAGCCATGTATCGTGCAAAGCATAATGGCCGAGATCGTATCGAAGTGTTTGCCGCTTAAACGTATTACTCACTAACTTAACTCTTGCTCGCTATTCATCACAATACGCAATGTTTGATTGATGTCATTTACTTGACCATTAACATCTTTCACAATTTTGTCTGCAAGTGTTCGAGAATGCATTACTTCATTTTGCACACTTTCCATCGCTTGTTCAAATTCAACAA
The Thalassotalea hakodatensis genome window above contains:
- a CDS encoding GGDEF domain-containing protein; the encoded protein is MTTALIQRVSYFAIGCCFVFFLIIFSVLFAYQSITLAAQREAFAQRIESHTDILKQVILSKQLFVKNNDIDEWLNYHNQLEEILSTAPEMTAKQQVILNSIQSRNLNLKALFEKQTQEQFNNANKILQNHFNARLLTQLESIRADAVNLSVDVQENIRDTVEHKFMLIAIVLLLSLSTLTFTAIKLRRILKTSLTEVDSAITHNATDDFQKIELTYPSEEFESIVQHFQEMNKKLQENSISIDAMQQIIAKRTEVLEEMTRTDPLTKVANRRAIYERGALEYSRSKRASLALTVMLFDCDFFKKVNDEYGHFCGDELLKHLCHVCQSEIRVVDFLGRYGGEEFIVILPNCDNSGGIETAKRIQQQLAIQPLVFKGQEVFVTLSIGICSLTSNHKDFEQLVNDADQAMYRAKHNGRDRIEVFAA